Part of the Chitinophagaceae bacterium genome, GGCAGAAAGACAGAATTATCGAAATGGCATGGGAAGACAGAACACCATTTGAGGCGATAGAAATACAATTTGGTCTTTCAGAAAAAAATGTCATTAAATTTATGCGCTCCCAATTGAAAGCTTCTAGTTTTCGGATGTGGCGAACAAGAGTCAACGGCAGAAAATCAAAACATCTGTCTTGCAGAACTTTTACTGTTGGCAGACATAAGTGCTCACTACAAAGACAAATTAGTGGCAATAAAATTTCTAAGCGCTTTTAAATAAAGTCTTTGTCAGACAATTTCTAATATTTTTTTATTTGCAAATGCATTTTTGATTTTGCTTTTTGACAAATCATGCCCGGGTAGTATTATCTAAAAAACATCAGACTTTCTTATTTTTGCCCAACAGAATAAATAGTTTTATTCTAAAAGTTGAAAAATTATGAGAGATATATTCAAGGGGGCAAAAGCTTTTCAGGAAATTGAATACCCTAAAAGGAAAAAGGTTTTTGATAAAATAAAAATAAATCAAAAGCCACATACATTATTTATAGGTTGCTCAGATTCCCGTATTAGTCCGGATATGATTACTCAGAGCTTGCCCGGGGAGCTGTTTGTCGTCAGAAATATTGCTAATATAGTACCTCATTACGATATTAATGAGGCTTTTTTGGCAACAACATCTGCAATAGAATATGCCGTAGAAGTTTTGAATGTAAAGAATATCATTGTCTGCGGACATTCTAAGTGTGGTGGATGCAAGGCTATGCACTCCGGTCAAAATTTGGATCATCTGCCGCATGTTAAAAAATGGATTGAAATGTCATGCCACAATTCGCAGCAAGTAGATTTTGGAGATAAATTCAGTGCGGATTCTAAGGTAGAATTAAATAATGTTATCGAACAGCTTGATAAACTTAAGACCTATCCGTTTATCAACGAAAAAATAGAAGAGAAAAAGCTTAAAATCTTCGGCTGGTATTATGATATAGGAGAGGGTAGTGTCTATAATTATGACAAAGAAGAGAAAGTCTTTAAAAGAATTTAATTTCTATACGGCCATTTTAAAAGATTACTAAAAAAGAAAAAGACTGTATTCACACTAATGTAAATACAGTCTTGAAAAATTAAATGCCTTTATATGCTATTTAGTCTCTATTGTAACCGCCGCGGTCGCCATCAAAGTTTTCACGCTTTGGTCTCGCTTTGTTAACAATGAGCTTTCTTTCCATAAACTCAGTTTCGTGTAAAGATTCGATTGCCTCGTTTCCGGCATTCTCGTCTTCCATTTCAATAAAACCAAAACCCTTAGAACGCCCAGTGGCATTATCAGAGATGATTTTAACAGAACTAACAGTTCCAAATTCAGAAAACAAATCGCTAAGGTCATTTTCTCTAGCTCTATAGCTGAGATTTCCTACATAAATTGTCATTGGTAAAAAAAATTATAAAAGTGAAATAAAAAAATGTAATAATGTCTATTTTAAGTTGTAGCAGATAATATCTTTTAAAGCTAAAATTTAGTTATATAACAAAGTTAGTAATTTAGTATTTCTAAACAAACTTTTTTGCAAATAAATTAAATAATAGGCTAATTCCATTTTGTTTTTGGTATTAAAAATCAAGTTGCATGTGCACAGGGCAATGGTCTGAGTGTTTTACATCGCTCAGCATTTTGCAAGATTTTATTTTATTTTTTAAAGCATTTGAAACCGTCCAGTAATCAATTCTCCATCCTTTATTGTTATTTCTTGCATTTGCCCTGTAGCTCCACCATGAATATGCATCTTTTTCTTCAGGATTACAATACCTGAAGGCATCTGTAAAGCCATTATCAAAAAAGGTATCCATCCAGGCTCTTTCTTCCGGTAAAAATCCGGATGATTTGGCATTTCTCACCGGATCGTGTATATCAACTGCACGATGACAAATATTAAAATCACCACCAACTATTAATCCTTTTCCGGATTTTTTTTCCAGGTTTTTAAGATAAGGCAATATATCTCTCAAAAAATCCATTTTTATAGCTTGTCTGTGGTCACCACTGCTGCCTGACGGGAAGTAAATATTCAGCAAAATAAAGTCGGCAAACTCAGTTTCGAGTATGCGTCCTTCTGAATCGTAAGCTGTAAGTCCGCTTTCTGTATTTACATTCAGGGGCGTTTGTTTAGTGAGTGTAGCCACACCACTGTATCCCTTTTTTTCGGCTGCTTTCCAATAGACCTGATAACCCAGCTTTTTAAAGTCTTCTAAATCAATTTGGTCAGGAGTGGCTTTTACTTCCTGAAAACAAATTATATCAGCCGGATTTTCTTCTATCCATTCAACAATCCCTTTTCTAAGGGCTGCCCGTATTCCGTTTATATTGTATGTTACTAATTTCATGCTTAAGTCTTGGAAAAAGTTAAAAATCTCTTGAAAAACTCAGCAGAGATGATTCATCAAATTTTTTACTCATTAGCTGCATCCCAAAAGGCATGCCATTGGAATGTACTCCGCAAGGTATGGAGATTGCCGGAAATCCGCATAAATTTGCCTGCACTGTAAATATATCAGATAGATACATAGTAACAGGGTCTTTAGTTTTTTCTCCTATTTCAAAGGCTGTGGTGGGTGTTGTAGGCGAAAGAATAAAATCAAAATCGGTATAAATTTCATTGGTAGCTTCAAGTATAAGCCTTCTGACTTTTTGCGCTTTTCCATAATAAGCATCGTAATAACCGGCACTTAGGACAAATGTGCCCAGCATGATTCTTCTCTTCACTTCTTTACCAAAACCTTCTGAGCGGGTTTTTTTATATGTTGATTCCATATCAGTAGCATCCTGACTTCTATAACCATA contains:
- a CDS encoding TIGR03643 family protein, which translates into the protein QKDRIIEMAWEDRTPFEAIEIQFGLSEKNVIKFMRSQLKASSFRMWRTRVNGRKSKHLSCRTFTVGRHKCSLQRQISGNKISKRF
- a CDS encoding carbonic anhydrase; the protein is MRDIFKGAKAFQEIEYPKRKKVFDKIKINQKPHTLFIGCSDSRISPDMITQSLPGELFVVRNIANIVPHYDINEAFLATTSAIEYAVEVLNVKNIIVCGHSKCGGCKAMHSGQNLDHLPHVKKWIEMSCHNSQQVDFGDKFSADSKVELNNVIEQLDKLKTYPFINEKIEEKKLKIFGWYYDIGEGSVYNYDKEEKVFKRI
- a CDS encoding RNA-binding protein, with protein sequence MTIYVGNLSYRARENDLSDLFSEFGTVSSVKIISDNATGRSKGFGFIEMEDENAGNEAIESLHETEFMERKLIVNKARPKRENFDGDRGGYNRD
- the xth gene encoding exodeoxyribonuclease III; protein product: MKLVTYNINGIRAALRKGIVEWIEENPADIICFQEVKATPDQIDLEDFKKLGYQVYWKAAEKKGYSGVATLTKQTPLNVNTESGLTAYDSEGRILETEFADFILLNIYFPSGSSGDHRQAIKMDFLRDILPYLKNLEKKSGKGLIVGGDFNICHRAVDIHDPVRNAKSSGFLPEERAWMDTFFDNGFTDAFRYCNPEEKDAYSWWSYRANARNNNKGWRIDYWTVSNALKNKIKSCKMLSDVKHSDHCPVHMQLDF